In one Choloepus didactylus isolate mChoDid1 chromosome 1, mChoDid1.pri, whole genome shotgun sequence genomic region, the following are encoded:
- the LOC119528412 gene encoding ADP-ribosylation factor-like protein 5A, which yields MGILFTRIWRLFNHQEHKVIIVGLDNAGKTTILYQFSMNEVVHTSPTIGSNVEEIVINNTRFLMWDIGGQESLRSSWNTYYTNTEFVIVVVDSTDRERISVTKEELYKMLAHEDLRKAGLLIFANKQDVKECMTVAEISQFLKLTSIKDHQWHIQACCALTGEGLCQGLEWMMSRL from the coding sequence ATGGGAATTCTCTTCACCAGGATATGGAGACTGTTCAATCACCAGGAGCACAAAGTTATCATTGTTGGGCTGGATAATGCAGGGAAAACTACCATCCTTTACCAATTTTCTATGAATGAAGTTGTACATACATCCCCTACAATAGGAAGTAATGTAGAAGAGATAGTCATTAATAATACACGTTTCCTAATGTGGGATATTGGTGGTCAAGAATCTCTTCGTTCTTCCTGGAACACTTACTATACTAACACTGAGTTTGTAATAGTTGTTGTGGACAGTACAGACAGAGAAAGGATTTCTGTAACTAAAGAAGAGCTGTATAAAATGTTAGCGCATGAGGACCTAAGAAAAGCTGGATTGCTGATTTTTGCTAATAAACAAGATGTTAAAGAATGTATGACTGTAGCAGAAATCTCCCAGTTTTTGAAACTAACTTCTATTAAAGATCACCAGTGGCATATCCAGGCATGCTGTGCTCTTACAGGCGAGGGACTGTGCCAAGGACTTGAATGGATGATGTCACGACTTTAG